The stretch of DNA AATGAACGGGGCAGCCTTTAGCAGCCGGGGAAACACGATGCCATATCGGCGCTGTTTCCTGCGCAAGGACGGCAGCGTTATCATGAGGAAGTCTGCAACCATGCCCAAGATCACGATCGTCAGTCAGAGCGGGGACGCGCGCGACGTGGAGGCCCAGGTCGGCACCACGCTGATGGAGGCGATTCGCGACAATGGCTTTGATGAGCTGCTGGCGCTGTGCGGCGGTTGCTGCTCCTGCGCGACCTGCCATGTGCATGTCGATGCCACCTTTGCCGACAAGCTGCCGCCGATCAGCGCCGATGAGGACGATCTGCTCGACAGCAGCGACCATCGCGACGCCACCTCGCGCCTGTCGTGCCAGGTGCCTGTTACCGATGCTCTGGACGGCCTGCGCGTCACCATCGCTCAGGACGGTTGATCAGCGCCGGGGCCCAGTCATGCT from Novosphingobium sp. encodes:
- a CDS encoding 2Fe-2S iron-sulfur cluster-binding protein, producing MPKITIVSQSGDARDVEAQVGTTLMEAIRDNGFDELLALCGGCCSCATCHVHVDATFADKLPPISADEDDLLDSSDHRDATSRLSCQVPVTDALDGLRVTIAQDG